The following proteins come from a genomic window of Pichia kudriavzevii chromosome 1, complete sequence:
- a CDS encoding uncharacterized protein (PKUD0A10630; similar to Saccharomyces cerevisiae YHR084W (STE12); ancestral locus Anc_5.379): protein MTSLTTNGISYKAEDGSTIPENHLSTPTKGNPNVDRILMAPINDQNSSSTLNKVNNHKAQEIIDSLQQIKDLDLFLVTAPVNWHENQVIRRYFLNKEEGFVSCVYWNNLYFITGTDIVRCIAYKMSHIGRQIVDRKKFEEGVFSDLRALKTGSHAVLENSRSPFLKFLHRNQCLRTQKKQKVFFWFSVPHNKLFTDVLERDLKRELANQPATTIPVSDVFKSFSYDQSIPLLEQLSSHFSSYLGKDVSNLIMKTNSIISSTSNIDKKPPLKSSHSDNKTPPQEERSQEQQQHFHLDKQVSDDFPLDFLESNSILNANYITSISPIQNTKGYSHSNYQEQACSFEESSLSPRNNSQYQILQQTQPLLQQQQDQYDGFLLSSFNQQIFLNNAGQQPLQSGNQPMFILSGLQSAIDPSNTLSKPQCHGRGSPMSNSFSQFVPVIPTPLISSCPSSMLFNGDKYVGIDQVLTGNDTDDLNHQQFIQIKAQSPSIPSATATYMNLPSSNLIPISLPLHAASAKQNNQDCDNQDDHLESKIDGSNIEHDDETSRKTTAGVHHQGENENESSDFFYPDQRQDLIALSMPTNKMSFGSFGGQLFTPGTLGVEFNMENQLLGTDIGISPVIGFNSGMLSAIQYHPKKPLSRQGETLSDDESTHKEHVESKHNTIIENVRNSKVTKPGRRSRKKFLNPTLQHLDLDSDNDDVDVEDKS, encoded by the coding sequence ATGACTTCACTAACAACAAATGGTATTTCATATAAAGCCGAGGATGGTAGTACTATACCGGAAAATCACCTCAGTACACCTACCAAGGGAAATCCCAATGTTGATAGAATATTGATGGCACCAATAAACGATCAAAACTCAAGTTCTACTCTGAATAAAGTTAATAATCACAAAGCACAAGAAATAATCGATTCACTTCAGCAGATaaaagatttggatttatTCCTAGTAACTGCACCTGTTAACTGGCATGAAAATCAAGTTATCAGAAGATATTTTCTAAATAAGGAAGAAGGCTTTGTTTCTTGTGTATATTGGAATAACCTCTACTTTATTACAGGAACTGATATTGTTCGTTGTATTGCCTATAAAATGAGTCATATTGGTCGTCAAATTGTTGATAGgaagaaatttgaagagGGCGTGTTTTCAGATCTAAGAGCACTGAAAACAGGCTCCCATGCTGttttagaaaattcaaGGTCTCCGTTTCTAAAATTTCTACATCGAAACCAATGTTTAAGGactcaaaagaaacaaaaggtatttttttggttcaGTGTCCCTCATAATAAGCTATTTACCGATGTGCTAGAGAGAGATCTGAAGAGAGAGTTGGCTAATCAACCTGCAACTACCATACCGGTGAGTGATGTGTTCAAAAGCTTCAGCTATGACCAATCAATACCCCTTTTAGAACAACTATCATCACATTTCTCCTCTTATTTAGGTAAAGACGTTAGCAATTTAATAATGAAAACCAACTCAATTATCTCCTCCACTAGTAATATAGATAAAAAACCTCCTCTTAAGAGCAGTCACTCAGACAATAAAACTCCACCGCAAGAAGAGAGATcacaagaacaacaacagcattttcatttggatAAACAAGTATCTGACGATTTTCCTCTGGACTTTTTAGAATCAAATAGTATTTTGAATGCCAATTATATCACATCCATTTCCCCTATTCAGAACACAAAAGGCTATAGTCACTCGAATTATCAAGAACAAGCATGTTCATTTGAGGAGTCATCGCTCTCACCGAGAAACAATTcacaatatcaaatattACAACAAACGCAACCAttgcttcaacaacagcaagaTCAATACGATGGGTTTTTATTGAGTTCTTTCAACCAGCAAATCTTTCTGAATAATGCTGGTCAGCAGCCACTTCAATCTGGTAACCAACCTATGTTCATACTAAGTGGATTACAGTCAGCTATTGACCCTTCAAACACATTATCTAAGCCTCAATGTCACGGACGAGGTTCACCAATGAGTAATAGCTTCTCGCAATTTGTTCCTGTCATTCCAACCCCGCTAATCTCTTCGTGTCCATCTAGTATGTTGTTCAATGGCGATAAGTATGTAGGAATCGATCAAGTTTTAACGGGTAATGATACCGATGATTTGAATCACCAGCAATTCATCCAAATTAAAGCCCAGTCGCCATCAATACCATCGGCCACCGCCACATATATGAACCTTCCATCATCCAACCTTATTCCAATTTCTCTGCCTCTCCATGCTGCATCTGCTAAACAAAATAATCAGGACTGTGATAATCAAGACGATCATCTTGAAAGCAAAATAGATGGAAGCAATATTGAGcatgatgatgaaactaGCAGAAAGACAACTGCGGGAGTGCACCACCAAGGcgaaaatgaaaatgaaagcAGTGATTTTTTCTATCCCGATCAACGCCAAGACCTCATAGCCCTAAGTATGCCAACAAACAAGATGAGTTTTGGGTCTTTTGGTGGACAATTATTTACACCAGGAACGTTGGGCGTGGAATTTAATAtggaaaatcaacttttGGGTACAGATATCGGTATTTCGCCAGTAATCGGATTTAATAGTGGTATGTTATCAGCCATTCAATATCACCCCAAGAAGCCCCTTTCAAGACAAGGGGAAACCCtatctgatgatgaaagtaCACATAAAGAGCACGTTGAAAGTAAACATAATACAATTATAGAAAATGttagaaattcaaaagtcACCAAACCTGGCCGTCGATCACGTAAGAAATTTTTAAATCCAACGTTACAGCATTTGGATCTAGACtctgataatgatgatgtaGATGTAGAAGATAAATCTTGA
- a CDS encoding uncharacterized protein (PKUD0A10640; similar to Saccharomyces cerevisiae YDL164C (CDC9); ancestral locus Anc_7.343), translating into MVTRLTPILFPLTLSRQLDLHRLTLISLNIAIHIHQKYKHAIMSKNQPTLMSFFTSKKKTGEIVEPLKRKPTTVVATDDKKLNSDCSLPKSKKAKTLVETDEEIQAHKKANEISEVNELMKLEKEKPAVKLPVEDSGRPIMYSSLVAVFEELEAESGRLKNIASACAYFHSILEHTPESDLEGKIRDLTRVVYLMVNRLGPDYVPGLELGLGETLLLKALGQSTGREVSQIRKEYHIEGDIGVVAQKSRSKQRVMFKPKRLTLSEVWKCLNDIAKSEGSNSQNKKIGIINKMLTACEGNEAKFLMRSLEGKLRITFGEKSVLVALSKAIIEYQLKLQHKQITSELVVEAEEQMKEAYCQVPNYEILIRIAMEKGILNLIDNTGLSPSVPLKPMLAKPTKSISEILDTLQGKRFTCEYKYDGERAQLHVAESGEIYVYSRNSENMTERYPDLIPVVNELKSQNGSVSSLILDCECVAWDCINKKILPFQVLSTRKRKDVKEEDIQVKVCLFAFDILYYNGESLIKKSLAERRDYLFNNLREIPGKFQYATRMDTDDVEQITKFLDESVHDSCEGLMIKTLDGRDSWYEPSKRSRNWLKLKKDYLDGVGDSLDLVVIGGYIGKGKRTGWYGGFLLAGYNQDTGEYETVCKIGTGFSEELLQKLHDILKPTEISKPKPSYVYDTNNSNAVPDVWFEPTTLFEVKVADLTTSPIYKCGATYIGDGEKGISLRFPRFIRLRSDKDTEDATSSEQIVEMYNSQANMQ; encoded by the coding sequence ATGGTCACAAGATTGACGCCAATCTTATTCCCTTTGACTTTATCCAGACAACTAGACTTACATAGATTGACTTTAATTTCCTTAAATATAGCAATCCACATTCATCAGAAATATAAACACGCTATAATGTCGAAAAATCAGCCAACATTGATGAGTTTTTTCACcagcaagaagaaaactGGTGAGATAGTTGAGCCACTCAAAAGGAAGCCCACAACTGTAGTGGCAACTGATGacaaaaaattgaattcCGACTGTTCCTTACCAAAAAGCAAGAAAGCAAAGACTTTAGTGGAGACAGATGAAGAGATTCAAGCACATAAAAAGGCGAATGAAATATCGGAGGTCAAtgaattgatgaaacttgaaaaagagaaaccaGCAGTAAAGTTACCAGTGGAAGATTCAGGGAGACCGATAATGTATTCTTCACTTGTAgctgtttttgaagaacttgaGGCGGAGAGTGgaaggttgaaaaatatagCAAGTGCATGTGcatattttcattcaatcTTGGAGCATACCCCCGAGTCTGACTTGGAAGGGAAAATAAGAGACCTCACAAGAGTCGTGTATTTGATGGTAAACAGGTTGGGCCCTGATTACGTTCCAGGCCTTGAGCTTGGTCTTGGTGAAACACTACTACTGAAAGCATTAGGCCAAAGTACAGGCCGGGAGGTTTCTCAAATCAGGAAAGAATATCACATTGAAGGTGACATTGGGGTAGTAGCGCAAAAGAGTAGGTCTAAGCAACGCGTGATGTTTAAACCCAAGAGGTTAACACTTTCAGAGGTTTGGAAATGCTTGAATGATATTGCCAAAAGTGAAGGCTCCAAttctcaaaacaaaaaaattggtaTAATCAATAAGATGTTGACCGCATGCGAAGGAAACGAAGCTAAGTTTTTAATGAGATCTTTAGAAGGTAAGCTAAGAATCACATTTGGCGAGAAGAGTGTTTTAGTTGCTTTGTCTAAAGCAATAATTGAATATCAGCTAAAACTACAACATAAACAAATAACATCAGAACTAGTTGTTGAAGCGGAGGAACAAATGAAAGAGGCGTATTGTCAAGTTCCAAATTATGAAATCTTGATCAGGATTGCGATGGAAAAGGGAATTTTAAACCTAATAGATAATACGGGATTAAGCCCAAGTGTTCCATTGAAACCGATGCTTGCAAAACCAACCAAGAGTATTAGTGAGATCTTAGACACTTTACAGGGAAAGCGCTTTACCTGTGAGTATAAATATGATGGCGAAAGGGCCCAATTGCACGTTGCTGAAAGTGGAGAAATTTACGTCTACTCTAgaaattctgaaaataTGACAGAAAGGTATCCTGATCTAATTCCAGTTGTTAATGAACTGAAATCTCAAAATGGGTCAGTTTCAAGCTTAATTCTTGACTGTGAATGTGTCGCTTGGGATTGtattaataaaaaaatccTACCATTTCAAGTGCTTTCTAccagaaaaagaaaggatgTTAAGGAAGAAGATATACAAGTTAAAGTCTGTTTATTTGCTTTCGATATATTATATTACAATGGAGAATCTTTAATTAAGAAGTCTTTAGCTGAAAGACGTGATTATTTGTTTAACAACTTGCGAGAGATTCCTGGTAAGTTTCAGTACGCAACTAGGATGGACACTGATGATGTTGAACAAATCACCAAGTTTCTGGATGAGTCTGTTCATGATTCATGCGAAGGCTTGATGATCAAGACATTGGATGGAAGAGACTCATGGTATGAGCCCTCTAAACGATCAAGAAACTGgttaaaattgaaaaaagatTATCTGGACGGAGTGGGAGATTCTCTAGATTTGGTAGTTATTGGAGGATACATTGGTAAGGGTAAGCGTACTGGTTGGTATGGTGGGTTCCTTTTGGCAGGTTATAACCAAGATACAGGTGAATATGAGACTGTTTGTAAGATTGGAACAGGTTTCAGTGAAGAACTATTGCAAAAACTGCATGATATTCTCAAACCAacagaaatttcaaagcCGAAACCTTCCTATGTTTATGATACGAATAACTCAAATGCTGTGCCAGATGTATGGTTTGAACCGACAACTTTGTTCGAAGTTAAAGTTGCTGATTTAACGACATCTCCCATTTATAAATGCGGTGCTACATATATTGGAGACGGCGAAAAGGGTATTTCTTTGAGATTCCCTAGATTTATCCGACTTCGGAGCGATAAAGATACAGAAGATGCTACATCAAGTGAgcaaattgttgaaatgtATAATAGCCAGGCAAACATGCAATAA
- a CDS encoding uncharacterized protein (PKUD0A10650; similar to Saccharomyces cerevisiae YKL182W (FAS1); ancestral locus Anc_4.280): MSSVTRPLVLSHGSLETTILIPSDSYLLYQQFTSDFKKFLPEPTEGFANDDEPSSKSELLTKFLGYIIESSASQEEKEQAAKLVLDDFESRYLQSTDIHTFASQLLASEEYPTSLLKINKNLIKNYFSAKVFTHSLVTKSSASSALFNAAANDKASVYAIFGGQGNTDDYFEELRDIYQTYNGLIAEFLSKVQSKVQDLISSTSDIDRIYTDGFDFINWLKNPSQTPSTEKLLSIPVSCPLICVIQLCHYIITCKTLGVTPGQFKSYLNGTTGHSQGLVTSLVVASSDSWESFEVEALKAVEFLFYLSVRCLQAYPSTSLSPSMVADSEENGEGKPGPMLSVRDLSVSEVESFIEQTNRHLPEERHIQISLVNGARNVVVTGPPESLYGFNLNLRNAKAPAGLDQSRIPYSQRRLKFSSRFLPILSPFHSKLLAPATPRILEDFKKHNLDFSVEKLSIPVYDTFDGKDLREYSGSLAARVVDCINTLPVNWETATNFKASHLIDFGPGGVSGLGVLTHKNKEGTGARIIVAGTLEASNVDAEYGFKQELFDQSPDSLTYAQNWLNEFKPKLIKTSEGKIYVDTKFSRLISKAPLMVPGMTPTTVSPEFVIATINAGYTIEIAGGGYFAEPQMVQALTKVAENIKPGSGIGVNLIYVNPRMLQWGIPMIKKLRERGFPIQSLTIGAGVPSLEVASEYIETLGLTYLGLKPGSIDAIGQCITIAKAHPNFPIVVQWTGGRGGGHHSFEDFHQPVLQMYAKIRRCSNIILVAGSGFGSAEDTYPYLTGSWSKKFNYPEMPFDGFLFGSRVMAAKEAKTSLDAKKVIVSSTGVPDGQWEQTYKKPTGGILTVKSEMGEPIHKIATRGVKFWKEVDDTILSLPKPKMLEALEKKKDYIISKLNADYQKPWFGKNADGVCDVKDMTYFEIAQRCVELLYLKKHSRWIDPSLRDFTGKFLRRVEERFSKKAGTSLIQSFTELEKPHEVLDAVFGKYPAAKSQLVNAEDVDFFIGLCLNPFQKPVPFVPILNDKFEFFFKKDSLWQSENLEAVVDEDVQRTCILHGPVATQFVTKVNEPISEILDSIHEGHIAKLLADEYNGDESSIPVVEYFTSNASAKPTSVEGVAINESGDDVTYTIDSVVPNSEEWFQLLAGEKFNWRHAFVSSAIFVQGYNHVANPVKKVLAPAKKTVVKISNVSDASKTVISLSQQIKGKLREVVRVSATGNKINMNLIESRTADGTAVPLELFYHYDPSDGFAPISEEMEGRNQRIKEFYWKVWFGTSTPVDLDFSVESRIDGGSMEINSKDIAQLTHSINNSCEYFVPRAGRNQLAPMDFAIVIGWKAIMKAIFPKTVDGDILKLVHLSNAYAMLPNAEPLKVGDKVSSDAEIVSVVNGPTGKTVEVVGTIYRDDKAVMQVTSAFFYRGNYTDFENTFEKTKETPAQVTIANAKDSAVLMSKEWFHIEEGVELLNKNLIFRLESVYKFKSADVYSYVSTTGNVYYESPTKEIKKAAEIKYEAAASYGNPVIDYLKRNGTPIEQPIMFENAIPLARSLETKAPSSNETYAAVSGDYNPIHVNKVFAAYADLPGTITHGMYSSASVRSLVEMYAADAVAPRVVAYKANFTGMVLPNDDLVTRLEHVGMINGRKIVKIETKKVQTDETVLLGEAEIEQPVSTFVFTGQGSQEQGMGMDLYNSSEVAKNVWDRADKHLIETYGFSILDIVKNNPNELTVHFGGPKGREIRENYISMMFETVADDGSLVSEKIFKEIDEDTAEYTFRSPNGLLAATQFTQPALTLMEKAAFEDMKSKGLVPAESMFAGHSLGEYSALSSLADVMPIESLVDVVFYRGMTMQVAVPRDALGRSNYGMCAVNPTRVGPTFTDSALRFVVDHIGKQTGWLLEIVNYNVENQQYVVAGDLRGLDTLTNTLNVFKLQKIDIVKLQEMMSLEKVAEHLTEIVEEVAQKSLAKPQPIELERGFACIPLKGISVPFHSSYLRSGVQPFKRFLEKKIPMSAVKPAALIGKYIPNLTAKPFELTKEYFQDVYDLTGSEKIKEIIDNWEKYDA, encoded by the coding sequence ATGTCTTCTGTTACTAGACCTCTAGTCTTATCCCATGGTTCATTAGAAACAACCATTTTGATTCCTTCGGACTCTTATCTACTTTACCAGCAATTCACAtctgatttcaaaaaattcttACCAGAACCAACTGAGGGTTTTGCAAATGACGATGAACCATCTTCTAAATCCGAATTGTTGACTAAATTCTTAGGCTACATTATCGAATCTTCTGCTTCACAGGAAGAAAAGGAACAAGCTGCAAAGTTGGTGTTGGATGATTTCGAATCTAGATACCTACAATCAACGGATATTCATACTTTTGCTTCTCAATTACTTGCATCCGAAGAATATCCAACTTCATTACTAAAAATCAATAAGAATTTAATCAAGAACTACTTCTCTGCAAAGGTCTTCACCCATTCCTTGGTAACAAAGTCATCTGCTTCATCAGCTCTTTTCAATGCTGCTGCTAATGATAAGGCATCAGTTTACGCCATCTTTGGAGGTCAAGGTAATACCGATGactattttgaagaattgagGGATATATACCAAACTTATAATGGATTGATTGCAGAGTTCTTATCTAAGGTTCAATCCAAGGTCCAAGACTTGATTTCCTCCACCTCTGATATTGACAGAATCTATACCGATGgctttgattttattaacTGGTTGAAGAATCCTTCTCAAACTCCTAGTACCGAAAAATTATTATCAATTCCAGTCTCTTGTCCTTTGATTTGTGTTATCCAATTGTGTCACTATATAATCACTTGTAAGACATTAGGAGTTACACCAGGTCAATTCAAATCTTATTTAAATGGTACCACCGGTCATTCTCAAGGCTTAGTCACTTCCTTAGTTGTTGCATCTTCTGATTCCTGGgaatcttttgaagttgaagctTTAAAGGCAGTCGAATTCTTGTTCTATTTATCAGTCAGATGTTTACAAGCATATCCTTCAACTTCCCTTTCCCCATCAATGGTTGCAGattctgaagaaaatggtgaGGGAAAACCAGGTCCAATGTTATCAGTCAGAGATTTGTCTGTTTCCGAAGTTGAATCTTTCATTGAACAAACCAACCGTCATTTACCAGAAGAAAGACACATTCAAATCTCGCTCGTGAATGGTGCCAGAAATGTTGTTGTCACTGGTCCTCCAGAATCTTTATATGGTTTTAACTTAAACTTGAGAAATGCAAAGGCCCCAGCAGGTTTAGATCAATCCAGAATCCCTTATTCTCAAAGAAGACTGAAATTCTCTTCTAGATTTTTACCAATCTTGTCTCCATTCCACTCTAAATTACTTGCACCTGCGACTCCGAGAATCTTGGAAGACTTTAAGAAGCACAATTTAGACTTCTCTGTTGAAAAGTTGTCTATTCCTGTTTACGATACTTTTGATGGGAAAGACCTCCGCGAGTATAGCGGTTCTTTAGCTGCTAGAGTTGTTGATTGTATCAACACTTTACCAGTTAACTGGGAAACCGCTACCAATTTCAAGGCTTCtcatttgattgattttggtCCAGGTGGTGTTTCTGGTTTAGGTGTTCTTACACACAAGAATAAGGAAGGTACCGGTGCAAGGATCATTGTTGCTGGCACTCTCGAAGCTTCCAATGTTGACGCTGAATATGGTTTCAAGCAAGAGTTGTTTGATCAAAGTCCAGATTCTCTAACGTATGCTCAAAACTGGTTGAATGAGTTCAAACCAAAATTGATTAAAACTTCTGAAGGCAAGATTTATGTAGATaccaaattttcaagattaaTTTCTAAAGCTCCATTGATGGTTCCTGGTATGACACCAACCACTGTTTCCCCAGAATTTGTTATTGCGACCATCAATGCCGGATATACCATTGAAATTGCCGGTGGTGGTTACTTTGCCGAACCTCAAATGGTTCAGGCTTTAACCAAGGTTgctgaaaatatcaagcCGGGCTCTGGCATTGGTGTCAACTTGATTTATGTCAACCCAAGAATGTTGCAATGGGGTATCCCAATGATCAAGAAGTTGAGAGAAAGAGGCTTCCCAATTCAATCGCTAACGATTGGTGCAGGTGTTCCTTCTTTAGAGGTTGCCAGCGAATatattgaaactttagGCTTGACTTACTTAGGTTTGAAGCCTGGTTCTATTGATGCCATTGGTCAATGTATTACTATTGCTAAGGCACATCCGAACTTCCCAATTGTTGTTCAATGGACCGGTGGTAGAGGTGGTGGACAtcattcttttgaagatttccaTCAACCAGTCTTACAAATGTATGCCAAGATTAGAAGGTGCTCTAACATAATTTTAGTTGCTGGTTCTGGTTTTGGTTCAGCAGAGGATACTTATCCATACTTGACTGGTTCTTGGTCTAAGAAATTCAACTACCCTGAGATGCCATTTGATGGTTTCTTGTTTGGTTCCAGAGTTATGGCTGCCAAGGAAGCAAAGACTTCTTTGGATGCTAAAAAAGTCATTGTTAGTTCCACTGGTGTTCCAGATGGACAATGGGAGCAGACTTACAAGAAGCCGACAGGTGGTATTTTAACTGTCAAATCTGAGATGGGTGAGCCAATTCACAAGATTGCTACTAGAGGTGTTAAGTTCTGGAAGGAAGTTGATGATACCATCTTATCTTTGCCAAAACCAAAGATGTTGGAAGCtttggaaaagaagaaggacTACATCATTTCTAAATTGAATGCAGATTACCAGAAACCATGGTTTGGTAAAAATGCCGATGGCGTGTGTGATGTTAAAGACATGACTTATTTTGAGATTGCCCAGAGATGTGTTGAATTattatatttgaagaaacatAGCAGATGGATTGATCCTTCTCTGAGAGATTTCACAGGTAAATTTTTAAGAAGAGTCGAAGAAAGATTTTCCAAGAAAGCAGGCACTTCTCTTATTCAATCATTTACTGAGCTAGAGAAACCACACGAAGTTTTGGATGCTGTATTTGGCAAATATCCAGCTGCAAAGAGTCAACTGGTCAACGctgaagatgttgatttctttattgGATTATGTTTGAACCCATTCCAAAAGCCTGTTCCTTTTGTTCCTATCTTGaatgataaatttgaatttttctttaagaAGGATTCATTATGGCAATCTGAAAACTTGGaagctgttgttgatgaagatgttcAAAGAACATGTATCTTACATGGTCCTGTTGCAACCCAATTCGTTACTAAGGTCAACGAGCCAATTAGTGAAATCTTAGACTCTATCCACGAAGGTCATATTGCTAAGTTATTAGCTGATGAGTACAATGGTGACGAATCTTCAATTCCAGTTGTGGAATATTTTACGTCTAATGCTTCCGCCAAGCCAACTTCTGTAGAAGGTGTCGCTATTAATGAATCAGGCGATGATGTCACATATACAATTGATTCAGTCGTTCCTAACTCTGAAGAGTGGTTCCAATTACTAGCCGGTGAGAAGTTCAACTGGAGACATGCCTTTGTCTCATCAGCAATTTTCGTTCAAGGTTACAATCACGTTGCCAATCCAGTCAAGAAGGTTTTGGCTCCTGCCAAGAAGACTGTTGTTAAAATTTCCAACGTATCCGATGCGTCGAAAACTGTCATTTCTTTGTCTCAACAAATCAAGGGTAAATTAAGAGAGGTTGTTAGAGTTTCTGCAACTGGTAACAAGATcaacatgaatttgattgaatCCAGAACTGCTGATGGTACCGCAGTACCATTGGAACTTTTCTATCATTACGATCCGTCTGATGGTTTTGCTCCAATCtctgaagaaatggaaggCAGAAACCAAAGAATCAAGGAATTCTACTGGAAGGTCTGGTTTGGTACTTCCACTCCAGTGGATTTGGATTTCTCTGTCGAGTCTAGAATCGATGGTGGCTCCATGGAAATCAACTCCAAGGATATTGCTCAATTAACACACTCCATTAATAATTCATGTGAATACTTTGTTCCAAGAGCAGGTAGGAACCAATTGGCACCAATGGATTttgctattgttattgGTTGGAAAGCTATCATGAAGGCTATTTTCCCAAAGACAGTTGATGGTGACATCTTGAAGTTAGTTCACTTGTCTAATGCTTATGCTATGCTACCCAATGCAGAGCCATTAAAGGTTGGTGATAAGGTGTCTTCTGACGCAGAAATTGTGTCTGTTGTCAATGGCCCAACTGGTAAGAcagttgaagttgttggTACCATTTACAGAGATGACAAGGCTGTTATGCAAGTTACTTCTGCATTCTTTTACAGAGGCAATTACacagattttgaaaataccTTTGAGAAAACCAAGGAAACTCCTGCGCAAGTTACTattgcaaatgcaaaggATTCAGCTGTGTTAATGTCTAAGGAATGGTTccatattgaagaaggcGTTGAATTGTTAAATAAGAACCTGATTTTCAGATTAGAGTCTGTTTACAAGTTTAAGTCTGCTGATGTTTACTCTTATGTTTCTACTACTGGTAATGTCTACTATGAATCTCCGACTAAGGAAATTAAGAAGGCAGCAGAAATCAAGTATGAAGCTGCAGCATCTTATGGTAATCCAGTTATCGACTATCTCAAGAGAAATGGTACTCCAATTGAGCAGCCAATCATGTTTGAAAATGCGATTCCATTAGCCAGATCATTAGAAACTAAGGCACCATCATCTAACGAGACATATGCTGCAGTTTCGGGTGACTACAATCCAATTCATGTTAATAAGGTATTTGCTGCATATGCTGACTTACCTGGCACTATTACACATGGTATGTattcttctgcttctgtTAGATCTTTAGTTGAAATGTATGCAGCTGATGCTGTAGCACCTAGGGTAGTTGCATACAAGGCTAATTTTACCGGTATGGTTTTGCCTAATGACGATTTAGTCACCAGATTAGAACACGTTGGTATGATCAATGGTAGAAAGATTGTTAAGATTGAAACTAAGAAGGTACAAACTGATGAAACTGTTTTACTTGGTGAAGCCGAGATTGAGCAGCCAGTTTCCACCTTTGTTTTCACTGGCCAAGGTTCTCAAGAACAAGGTATGGGTATGGACTTGTACAACTCTTCCGAAGTTGCTAAAAATGTTTGGGATAGAGCTGATAAGCACTTGATTGAAACTTACGGTTTCTCAATCTTGGACATTGTTAAAAACAATCCTAACGAATTAACTGTTCACTTTGGTGGTCCAAAAGGTAGAGAAATCAGGGAAAACTATATTTCTATGATGTTCGAAACCGTTGCTGATGATGGCTCTTTAGTTTCTGAGAAGattttcaaggaaattgatgaagatactGCAGAATATACCTTCAGATCACCAAACGGTTTATTAGCTGCTACCCAGTTTACCCAACCGGCCTTAACTTTAATGGAAAAGGCTGCATTTGAAGACATGAAATCTAAGGGCCTTGTTCCAGCAGAGTCAATGTTTGCTGGTCACTCTCTTGGTGAATATTCCGCATTATCCTCTTTGGCTGATGTCATGCCAATTGAATCTTTGGTTGACGTTGTTTTCTACAGAGGTATGACCATGCAAGTTGCTGTTCCTAGAGATGCCTTAGGTAGATCTAATTATGGTATGTGTGCTGTTAACCCAACCAGGGTCGGACCAACTTTTACAGATTCGGCATTAAGGTTTGTTGTTGACCATATTGGTAAACAAACCGGTTGGTTATTAGAAATCGTCAACTACAATGTTGAGAATCAACAATATGTTGTTGCAGGTGACTTGAGAGGTTTGGACACCTTAACAAATACTTTGAACGTTTTCAAGTTACAAAAGATTGATATTGTGAAATTACAAGAGATGATGTCTTTAGAAAAGGTTGCTGAACATTTAactgaaattgttgaagaagttgctCAGAAGTCGCTAGCAAAGCCACAACCAATCGAGTTGGAAAGAGGTTTTGCATGTATTCCATTGAAGGGTATTTCTGTTCCTTTCCATTCGTCCTACTTGAGATCGGGTGTCCAACCTTTCAAGAGATTCttggaaaagaagattCCAATGTCTGCTGTTAAACCAGCCGCTTTGATTGGTAAATACATCCCTAACTTAACTGCCAAACCATTTGAGCTAACCAAAGAATATTTCCAAGACGTTTACGACCTCACCGGTTCCgagaaaatcaaggaaatcaTTGATAACTGGGAAAAGTATGACGCTTAA